The Pirellulimonas nuda genome includes a region encoding these proteins:
- a CDS encoding GxxExxY protein, with amino-acid sequence MNRQGRQERQEDEEKTTKKSLAMNEPSEQVDQLAYQVVGAAIEVHRVLGAGFLESVYAKAIAVELLLRGVAFEIEHPISLRYKGQPVGDARLDLLVGGLRIVELKAVERIIPIHHAQVINYLRATELQLGLLINFNVSKLTDGIERVVLTSH; translated from the coding sequence GTGAACCGCCAAGGACGCCAAGAGCGCCAAGAAGACGAAGAAAAGACGACGAAGAAATCACTAGCGATGAATGAGCCCAGCGAGCAGGTAGACCAACTGGCGTATCAAGTGGTTGGCGCTGCGATTGAAGTGCACCGCGTGCTTGGCGCGGGCTTCCTTGAGTCGGTCTACGCCAAAGCGATAGCGGTTGAATTGTTGCTGCGAGGCGTCGCTTTCGAGATCGAGCACCCGATCTCGCTACGGTACAAGGGGCAGCCAGTTGGCGACGCAAGGCTCGATTTGCTAGTGGGCGGATTGCGCATCGTTGAGCTCAAAGCAGTTGAGCGCATCATCCCGATCCATCACGCCCAAGTGATCAATTATCTTAGGGCGACCGAACTTCAGCTTGGTCTGCTCATCAATTTCAACGTATCCAAGTTGACCGACGGCATCGAACGCGTTGTTCTCACCTCACACTGA
- a CDS encoding aspartate kinase, with translation MALIVQKFGGTSVADAEKIRAAAGRALRVQHQGNQVVMVVSAMGKNTDMLVDLAQQVCDDPPAREMDMLLSTGEQVSVALVAMAVHDLGGKAVSLTGGQIGIRTDSSHTKARIQSISSDRMQKHLDEGAIVIAAGFQGADDQLNITTLGRGGSDTTAVALAAVLGADICEIYTDVDGVFTTDPRLVAEARKMTHVSYEEMLELASLGAGVMHSRSIEFGKKFRVPIHVRNSAVFTDTPGSIIGALPESLDRPVSGCALTKNEARIAVAGVPDKPGTSLTIFAQLAALNVAVDMIVQDVGYEGRADMSFTVLEADLNKALKAVREAADAMGAEGVTCEEGLSKVSVVGLGMATQPGVADRMFRALAEHDINIEAITTSDIKVSCLVRREKGIEALRAVHSEFELEKPPADRATYDETIAASKKVDASAVVSELKAMEDLTIHGVALDATQARITLFDVPDHPGICADVFEAVAAEGIVVDMIVQGFGADGLTSVSFTVPAASHDAAKEVAEGLAGRLGGEVATKPRIAILTVTGIGVRSHTGVGLRMFRALSGAAINVEMISTSEVKVNVVVAPEHGDAGIEALKSAFSDVLT, from the coding sequence ATGGCACTCATCGTTCAGAAGTTTGGCGGCACTAGTGTGGCGGATGCCGAGAAGATTCGGGCCGCGGCGGGGCGGGCTCTGCGGGTGCAGCACCAGGGCAACCAAGTGGTGATGGTGGTCTCCGCGATGGGCAAGAACACCGACATGCTGGTCGACCTGGCCCAGCAGGTGTGCGACGACCCCCCGGCACGCGAGATGGACATGCTGCTCTCGACCGGCGAGCAGGTGTCGGTCGCCCTGGTGGCGATGGCCGTGCACGACCTGGGCGGCAAGGCGGTCTCGCTCACCGGCGGTCAGATCGGCATCCGCACCGACAGCTCGCACACCAAGGCGCGGATCCAGTCGATCTCTTCCGACCGCATGCAGAAGCACCTGGACGAGGGCGCCATCGTGATCGCCGCCGGCTTCCAGGGCGCCGACGACCAGCTCAATATCACCACGCTGGGACGCGGCGGGAGCGACACCACCGCGGTGGCGCTCGCCGCGGTGCTGGGGGCGGACATCTGCGAGATCTACACCGACGTCGACGGCGTTTTCACCACCGACCCGCGGCTGGTGGCCGAGGCCCGCAAGATGACCCACGTCAGCTACGAGGAGATGTTGGAGCTGGCGAGCCTGGGCGCCGGCGTGATGCACAGCCGGAGCATCGAGTTCGGCAAGAAGTTCCGCGTGCCGATCCACGTCCGCAATAGCGCGGTGTTCACCGACACGCCGGGTTCGATCATCGGGGCGCTGCCGGAGTCGCTCGACCGCCCGGTGAGCGGGTGCGCGCTGACCAAGAACGAGGCCCGGATCGCGGTGGCCGGCGTCCCCGACAAACCCGGCACCAGCCTGACGATCTTCGCCCAGTTGGCGGCGCTGAACGTCGCGGTCGACATGATCGTGCAGGACGTCGGCTACGAGGGGCGTGCGGACATGTCTTTCACGGTGCTGGAGGCCGACCTCAACAAGGCCCTCAAGGCGGTGCGCGAAGCGGCCGACGCGATGGGCGCCGAGGGGGTGACCTGCGAAGAGGGCCTCTCCAAGGTGTCCGTGGTGGGCCTGGGGATGGCGACCCAGCCGGGCGTGGCCGACCGCATGTTCCGCGCCCTGGCAGAGCACGACATCAACATCGAGGCGATTACCACCAGCGACATCAAGGTCTCTTGCCTGGTGCGACGCGAGAAGGGGATCGAGGCGCTGCGTGCGGTCCACTCCGAGTTCGAGCTGGAGAAGCCCCCCGCGGACCGGGCGACTTACGATGAGACGATCGCCGCCAGCAAGAAAGTGGACGCGAGCGCCGTGGTCAGCGAGCTCAAGGCGATGGAAGACCTCACGATCCACGGCGTAGCGCTCGACGCTACTCAGGCGCGGATCACCCTGTTCGACGTGCCGGACCACCCGGGCATCTGCGCGGACGTGTTCGAGGCGGTGGCCGCGGAGGGGATTGTCGTCGACATGATCGTGCAGGGCTTCGGCGCCGACGGGCTGACCAGCGTGTCGTTCACTGTGCCGGCCGCCAGCCACGACGCAGCAAAAGAGGTCGCCGAAGGGCTCGCCGGGCGGCTCGGGGGCGAGGTGGCCACGAAGCCGCGGATCGCGATCCTTACCGTCACCGGCATCGGCGTCCGCAGCCACACCGGGGTCGGCCTGCGGATGTTCAGGGCGCTCAGCGGGGCGGCGATCAACGTAGAGATGATCAGCACAAGCGAGGTGAAGGTGAACGTCGTGGTGGCGCCAGAACACGGCGACGCCGGCATCGAAGCGCTCAAGAGTGCGTTCTCGGACGTGCTGACCTAG
- a CDS encoding cofactor-independent phosphoglycerate mutase, whose amino-acid sequence MKYVIVIPDGAADEPQQSLGGQTPLEAARTPHMDALAAAGVVARACHTPRELPAGSEIGNLCLLGYDPFEHFTGRAPMEAAAQGIELGPDDWAVRCNLVTIEDQVMVDFTADHIANAEGAELLADVQRAIASDPKWRGALEFVPGVSYRNLLIWRGQKLAAPFSAETRTQAPHDWTDLSIADAHPRGPGGDTLVELMDATVELFRNHPVNQRRLAEGHRAATNVWLWGQGGAPTLQPFAQKYGPRGAMITAVDLLRGIAALVGWDRIEAPGATGYLDTDYASKGREAIAALDRYDIVCVHVEAPDEASHEGRVEEKVKAIEQIDRHVVGPLVEALGRHGDWRMMISPDHPTYLSTKKHTHGDVPVAMAGAGITPDRFQQYGDSNAAASDLAFEKGWEAMRWFIG is encoded by the coding sequence ATGAAGTACGTGATTGTGATCCCCGACGGCGCCGCGGACGAGCCGCAGCAGTCCCTCGGGGGCCAGACCCCGCTGGAAGCGGCCCGGACGCCCCATATGGACGCCCTGGCCGCTGCCGGCGTGGTGGCGCGGGCGTGCCACACCCCCCGCGAGCTGCCGGCGGGTTCGGAGATCGGCAACCTCTGCCTGCTGGGGTACGACCCGTTCGAGCACTTCACCGGCCGGGCGCCGATGGAGGCCGCTGCCCAGGGGATCGAGCTCGGCCCCGACGACTGGGCGGTGCGCTGCAACCTGGTGACGATCGAAGACCAGGTGATGGTCGACTTCACGGCCGACCACATCGCAAACGCCGAGGGCGCCGAGCTGCTAGCGGACGTGCAGCGTGCGATCGCCAGCGACCCCAAGTGGCGCGGCGCCTTGGAGTTCGTGCCCGGCGTAAGCTACCGCAACCTGCTGATCTGGCGTGGCCAAAAGCTGGCGGCGCCCTTTTCGGCAGAGACCCGCACCCAGGCGCCGCACGACTGGACCGACCTGTCGATCGCGGACGCCCACCCGCGAGGGCCCGGGGGCGACACTCTGGTCGAGCTGATGGACGCCACGGTCGAGCTGTTCCGCAACCACCCGGTCAATCAGCGGCGGCTCGCCGAGGGGCATCGGGCCGCGACCAACGTCTGGCTGTGGGGCCAGGGGGGGGCGCCGACGCTGCAGCCGTTCGCCCAGAAGTACGGCCCCCGCGGTGCGATGATCACGGCGGTCGATCTGCTGCGTGGCATCGCCGCGCTGGTGGGCTGGGACCGCATCGAGGCGCCGGGCGCCACGGGCTACCTCGACACCGACTACGCGTCGAAGGGGCGGGAAGCGATCGCGGCGCTCGATCGCTACGACATTGTTTGCGTGCACGTCGAGGCGCCCGACGAGGCGAGCCACGAGGGCCGCGTCGAGGAGAAGGTCAAGGCGATCGAACAGATCGACCGGCACGTGGTCGGCCCGCTGGTCGAGGCGCTCGGCCGCCACGGCGACTGGCGGATGATGATCAGCCCCGACCACCCGACCTACCTCAGCACCAAGAAGCACACCCACGGCGACGTGCCCGTAGCGATGGCGGGCGCCGGCATCACACCGGACCGCTTCCAGCAGTACGGCGACTCCAACGCGGCGGCGTCGGACCTGGCGTTCGAGAAGGGCTGGGAAGCGATGCGGTGGTTCATCGGCTAG
- a CDS encoding DUF1592 domain-containing protein — MTERVLAATRSFLAERVAVWTVAVAAGGLASPIALGAEQPAADAAVLQAADGEGRQAHLRDYSQRVRPLLGKYCFGCHGPEEQYSDVRLDVLDPDTIGGGDADRWDAALDMINMGYMPPEDEPQPSDAERRELVDWMTQSIDLAKRFRKRPSAGAVRRLTREQYSNSLAELLSLPIDFGRNLPNEAKSRMGFSNSSESLLTSPLHVEYYQSIAREAIDKAIKTGDRPEPKRYRATLGANVGVGRHAAVIGGYQSAPIPREHVLVEVLDEQGRPRVGQTPAEVAELREIESNIGVGMRGSSSDRYRIVDDGLILFSALPHKEQAPKSWQGPSPNMKLLLRRCFPSEGPFVTRVTASLADYADCYQEEGLLQLRSSEPMARLASDSSGLVAPADAVVLTAADCKRQSGLTMQGAALVPEDVTKTSSGSLSFRVSEPGLYQIDLVHPAAAADGMPSVSLELDKSAQHLRVEPGRPGQKGLSVTPMAHAQLSAGRHRLKVGGRFFVGFREVVVSPIPDDHPVSLSLREERSRSQGGPVGRDSALRAFVGSRTDDGMEYAELGQPRVVDSPSDDLETYEFRGYLENLPIPILDETEKSSLSNIMVVGVWNDHLVKDFSDCGVPIVVRSIEFEGPSYPVWPPESHQQVFFESPLRETDPDGYTREVISRFMTRAFRRAVDQEEVDRYVDFWTATRVDYDNYYEGVKETLVAVLCSPHFLYIAAPDGPAAGDAALAEGLAYFLWNSPPDEELCRLAADGTLRRELPRQVERMIADARIERFIDTFATDWLRLDRHASMDVNVDAYRDYTRFVKRDMALETKAFLLHVLREKLSLLTFIDSDFAMLNQNLAEFYGISGVEGTHFRPVSVSPQMHRGGLLSQGAFLCGHSDGTQAHPIKRAVWLKEKILGSPVPPPPPNVPALNPETPGFEKLTLKEQLDLHRDKPSCADCHRTIDPYGVVFENYDAVGRFRTQAKGRPVDARSVLPEGAEIDGVDQLKAYLLEHQRDVVTRSVVSHLLAYALGRDVSYTDEQAIDDIVARVAADDYNLQTAVLAIAESPAFSGLDAEPPTPERQGDLP, encoded by the coding sequence ATGACCGAGCGAGTTTTAGCGGCTACTCGATCCTTCCTCGCTGAACGTGTGGCGGTTTGGACCGTGGCGGTCGCCGCGGGAGGGTTGGCGTCGCCGATCGCCCTTGGAGCAGAGCAGCCCGCCGCGGACGCCGCGGTGTTGCAGGCGGCCGATGGCGAAGGGCGTCAGGCGCACCTGCGGGACTACTCCCAGCGCGTGCGTCCGTTGCTCGGCAAGTATTGCTTCGGGTGCCACGGGCCCGAAGAGCAGTACAGCGACGTGCGACTCGACGTGCTCGACCCCGACACGATCGGCGGCGGCGACGCGGACCGCTGGGACGCGGCGCTCGACATGATCAACATGGGCTACATGCCCCCGGAGGACGAGCCCCAGCCCAGCGACGCCGAGCGGAGGGAGTTGGTCGATTGGATGACCCAGTCCATCGACCTGGCGAAGCGGTTTCGCAAACGGCCCTCCGCGGGGGCGGTCCGTCGGCTGACGCGCGAGCAGTACTCCAACTCGCTCGCCGAGCTGCTGAGCCTGCCGATCGACTTTGGCCGGAACCTTCCCAATGAAGCCAAGTCACGCATGGGGTTCTCTAACAGCAGCGAATCGCTGCTTACCTCGCCGCTGCATGTTGAGTACTACCAGTCCATCGCGCGCGAAGCGATCGACAAAGCCATCAAGACCGGCGACCGTCCGGAACCCAAGCGTTACCGAGCGACCCTCGGCGCCAACGTCGGCGTCGGGCGGCACGCCGCGGTGATCGGCGGCTACCAGTCGGCGCCCATCCCACGCGAGCACGTGCTTGTCGAGGTCCTGGACGAACAAGGGCGGCCACGCGTCGGCCAGACGCCCGCCGAGGTCGCCGAGCTAAGAGAGATCGAGAGCAACATCGGCGTCGGCATGCGGGGTTCTAGCAGCGACCGCTACCGCATCGTTGACGACGGTCTGATCCTTTTCTCGGCCCTGCCGCACAAGGAACAAGCCCCCAAGTCGTGGCAGGGTCCGTCGCCCAACATGAAGCTGCTGCTGCGACGCTGCTTTCCGAGCGAGGGGCCGTTTGTGACGCGGGTCACGGCGTCGCTGGCCGACTACGCGGACTGCTACCAGGAAGAAGGGCTGCTGCAGCTCCGCTCGTCCGAGCCGATGGCCCGGTTGGCGAGCGACTCGAGCGGGCTCGTCGCGCCGGCGGATGCGGTTGTCTTGACCGCGGCCGACTGCAAGCGGCAGAGCGGGCTCACGATGCAGGGCGCGGCGCTGGTGCCGGAGGACGTCACCAAGACGTCTAGCGGCAGTCTCAGCTTTCGGGTCTCCGAGCCGGGCTTGTACCAGATCGACTTGGTGCATCCGGCCGCGGCGGCGGACGGCATGCCCTCGGTGTCGCTGGAGCTCGACAAGTCGGCCCAACACTTGCGCGTCGAGCCGGGGCGCCCAGGGCAAAAAGGACTGTCCGTGACGCCGATGGCCCACGCCCAGCTTTCTGCCGGGAGGCATCGGCTCAAGGTGGGGGGCAGGTTCTTTGTCGGCTTCCGCGAGGTCGTGGTGTCGCCCATCCCCGACGACCACCCCGTTAGCCTCTCGCTCCGCGAAGAGCGTTCGCGGAGCCAGGGAGGCCCCGTCGGCCGCGACTCTGCCTTGAGGGCCTTTGTCGGCTCGCGCACCGATGACGGGATGGAGTACGCAGAGCTCGGCCAGCCGCGCGTCGTCGATTCGCCCTCAGACGATCTCGAGACCTACGAGTTTCGGGGGTACCTAGAGAACCTGCCGATCCCGATCTTGGACGAAACAGAGAAGAGCAGTTTGTCCAACATCATGGTGGTCGGGGTCTGGAACGATCATCTGGTCAAGGACTTCTCCGATTGCGGCGTGCCGATCGTGGTGCGTTCGATCGAGTTTGAGGGCCCGTCGTATCCCGTCTGGCCCCCCGAGAGCCATCAACAGGTGTTTTTCGAGTCGCCGCTGCGCGAGACCGACCCCGACGGCTATACCCGCGAAGTAATCTCTCGGTTTATGACGCGGGCCTTTCGGCGGGCGGTCGATCAAGAAGAAGTCGATCGCTACGTCGATTTCTGGACCGCCACCCGCGTCGACTACGACAACTACTACGAGGGCGTGAAGGAGACGCTGGTGGCGGTGCTCTGCTCGCCCCATTTCTTGTACATCGCGGCGCCCGATGGGCCGGCCGCGGGCGACGCGGCCCTGGCCGAGGGGCTGGCCTATTTCTTGTGGAACTCTCCGCCCGACGAAGAGCTCTGCCGCCTTGCGGCCGACGGGACCCTGCGGCGCGAGCTGCCCCGGCAGGTCGAGAGGATGATCGCCGACGCGCGGATCGAGCGGTTTATCGACACGTTCGCCACCGACTGGCTCCGCCTGGACCGCCACGCGTCGATGGACGTGAACGTGGACGCCTACCGGGACTACACGCGGTTCGTGAAGCGGGACATGGCGTTGGAGACGAAGGCGTTTCTGCTGCACGTGCTGCGTGAGAAGCTGAGCCTGCTGACGTTCATCGACTCGGACTTCGCCATGCTCAACCAGAACCTGGCCGAGTTCTACGGGATCTCGGGGGTCGAGGGGACGCACTTCCGGCCCGTGTCGGTGTCGCCCCAGATGCACCGTGGCGGCCTGCTGTCGCAGGGGGCGTTCCTCTGCGGGCACTCGGACGGCACGCAGGCCCACCCCATCAAGCGGGCCGTCTGGCTGAAAGAGAAGATCCTGGGGTCTCCCGTTCCGCCGCCGCCGCCTAACGTCCCGGCGCTCAACCCCGAGACGCCTGGATTCGAGAAGCTGACGCTCAAGGAGCAGCTCGACCTGCACCGCGACAAGCCGTCCTGCGCGGACTGCCACCGCACGATCGACCCGTACGGCGTCGTCTTCGAGAACTACGACGCCGTCGGACGCTTCCGCACGCAGGCCAAGGGCAGGCCGGTTGACGCCCGGTCGGTGCTGCCCGAGGGGGCCGAGATCGACGGGGTCGACCAGCTCAAGGCGTACCTGCTAGAGCACCAGCGCGACGTGGTCACACGCTCCGTCGTAAGCCACTTGCTTGCCTACGCGCTGGGCAGAGATGTATCGTATACCGATGAACAGGCCATCGACGACATCGTTGCTCGCGTCGCGGCCGACGACTACAACTTGCAAACCGCCGTGCTGGCGATAGCAGAAAGCCCAGCGTTCAGCGGACTCGACGCAGAGCCGCCGACGCCCGAGCGTCAAGGAGACCTACCATGA